From a region of the Phaseolus vulgaris cultivar G19833 chromosome 6, P. vulgaris v2.0, whole genome shotgun sequence genome:
- the LOC137832929 gene encoding uncharacterized protein has translation MPLSRFATEAFGLVTICLVAILILLGLMCIAYSFYFRSRIHSQRLLQLTYFSGPWILRITIILFSIWWGIGEVIRLTLLRSTFHLKWPDTVCKCYIVSNLGFAEPCLFLTLVFLLRAPLQDLETGIMSRKWNVKTLGYVLLYCLPMFVLQLFVILVGPRLDKNNGSGKKLPHYFSSAGTSSMAGENDTAFCTYPLLSTILLGLYAIVLISYLFWLGSRILELVINKGLQKRVYTLLFSVSCLLPIRVLFLGLSVLSGPEHFMFEAFVFLAFLALVCCAGLCMYTLVYRPVADSLSLGNLQDLEARRRNDDHNDSVSFMASQSHLEGNVEENIRSSPGRYSDASTKRGSISFRTLEKGVTSTGTFVELSLFSPSRSATPPGSPPLLGWPMRSPTQHIGP, from the coding sequence ATGCCCCTGTCGAGATTTGCTACCGAGGCATTCGGTCTGGTGACGATTTGTTTAGTAGCCATCTTAATTCTTCTTGGGTTGATGTGCATTGCTTACTCATTTTACTTCCGCTCTCGTATTCACAGTCAACGTCTTCTTCAGCTCACTTATTTTAGTGGTCCTTGGATCCTTAGAATCACAATCATCCTGTTTTCAATTTGGTGGGGTATTGGTGAAGTTATCCGACTTACTTTGTTAAGGAGTACCTTTCACTTAAAATGGCCGGACACTGTCTGCAAGTGTTATATTGTATCAAATTTGGGGTTTGCAGAACCGTGCCTATTCCTCACACTTGTATTTCTCCTTCGGGCACCTTTACAGGATTTGGAGACTGGAATTATGAGCAGAAAATGGAATGTGAAAACATTGGGATACGTTCTTCTTTATTGCCTTCCAATGTTTGTTCTTCAGCTTTTTGTTATTTTGGTTGGACCTCGGTTAGACAAGAATAATGGTTCTGGAAAAAAGTTGCCTCATTATTTTTCAAGTGCAGGGACCTCTTCAATGGCCGGGGAGAATGATACTGCCTTCTGTACTTACCCTTTACTCAGCACTATTCTCCTCGGCCTTTATGCCATTGTCCTGATTTCCTACCTTTTTTGGCTTGGTAGTCGGATTTTGGAATTAGTTATTAACAAGGGTCTGCAGAAGAGGGTTTACACATTGCTATTCTCAGTTTCATGTCTCCTTCCAATAAGGGTTCTTTTTCTTGGTTTATCTGTTTTATCTGGACCTGAGCATTTTATGTTTGAAGCCTTTGTTTTCTTGGCTTTTCTTGCACTGGTATGTTGCGCTGGCTTGTGCATGTACACACTTGTTTATCGTCCAGTTGCAGATAGCTTATCGTTGGGAAATCTACAAGACTTGGAAGCTAGGAGGCGAAATGATGATCATAATGATAGTGTGTCTTTCATGGCTAGCCAGAGTCATCTGGAAGGAAATGTTGAAGAAAATATTCGGTCTAGTCCTGGTAGATATTCTGATGCATCGACAAAGCGAGGATCGATTTCATTTCGGACATTAGAAAAGGGTGTTACATCAACCGGAACATTTGTTGAACTAAGCCTCTTTTCTCCCAGCCGCAGTGCAACCCCTCCAGGATCACCTCCTCTCCTAGGTTGGCCTATGCGATCCCCAACGCAACATATTGGACCATAG
- the LOC137832923 gene encoding ABC transporter F family member 4: MGRKKAEDAGPSAKTKASKDAPKKEKISVSAMLASMDEKPDKPKKVSSTSSKPKPKSAPKASAYTDGIDLPPSDDEDDDLLEQEEQNSKRGSQQQKPDLKPLDVPIAEKELKKREKKDILAAHAAEQAKKEALRDDRDAFTVVIGSRASVLDGDDDADANVKDITIENFSVSARGKELLKNASVKISHGKRYGLVGPNGKGKSTLLKLLAWRKIPVPKNIDVLLVEQEVVGDDKTALEAVVSANEELVKIRQEVASLQNAVSAEESVDKDDDDEDDTGEKLAELYEKLQLMGSDAAEAQASKILAGLGFTKNMQGRPTKSFSGGWRMRISLARALFVQPTLLLLDEPTNHLDLRAVLWLEEYLCRWKKTLVVVSHDRDFLNTVCTEIVHLHDLKLHFYRGNFDDFESGYEQRRKEMNKKYEIYDKQLKAAKRSGNRAQQEKVKDRAKFAAAKEASKTKGKGKVDEDDAPSEVPQKWRDYSVEFHFPEPTELTPPLLQLIEVSFSYPNREDFRLSDVDVGIDMGTRVAIVGPNGAGKSTLLNLLAGDLVASEGEVRRSQKLRIGRYSQHFVDLLTMDETAVQYLLRLHPDQEGLSKQEAVRAKLGKFGLPSHNHLTPIAKLSGGQKSRVVFTSISMSKPHILLLDEPTNHLDMQSIDALADALDEFTGGVVLVSHDSRLISRVCDDEERSQIWVVEDGTVRTFPGTFEDYKDDLLREIKAEVDD, encoded by the coding sequence ATGGGAAGGAAAAAGGCAGAGGATGCTGGGCCATCTGCGAAGACCAAGGCAAGTAAAGATGCTCCCAAGAAGGAAAAAATTTCTGTCTCTGCCATGCTGGCCAGCATGGATGAAAAGCCTGATAAACCCAAAAAAGTCTCTTCTACCTCTAGTAAGCCAAAGCCAAAATCTGCTCCAAAAGCTTCTGCATACACTGATGGTATTGATCTTCCTCCGtctgatgatgaagatgatgatctCCTAGAACAGGAGGAGCAAAATTCCAAACGGGGAAGTCAGCAGCAAAAGCCTGATTTGAAGCCTCTTGATGTGCCTATTGCTGAGAAAGAGTTGAAAAAGCGTGAAAAGAAGGATATTTTAGCAGCCCATGCTGCTGAGCAGGCAAAGAAGGAGGCTCTTAGGGACGATCGTGATGCATTCACTGTGGTGATTGGAAGCCGAGCTTCGGTGcttgatggagatgatgatgcTGATGCTAATGTGAAAGATATAACAATAGAAAATTTCTCTGTGTCTGCTCGTGGTAAAGAACTTCTGAAGAATGCATCAGTGAAGATATCTCATGGGAAGAGGTATGGTTTGGTTGGACCCAATGGAAAGGGCAAGTCCACACTGCTGAAACTTCTTGCCTGGAGGAAGATACCAGTACCCAAGAATATTGATGTCCTTCTGGTTGAGCAGGAGGTAGTTGGTGATGACAAGACAGCCCTTGAAGCTGTTGTTTCAGCTAATGAAGAACTAGTTAAAATTCGACAAGAGGTTGCCTCTCTTCAGAATGCAGTTTCTGCTGAAGAAAGTGTAGACAAAGAcgatgatgatgaagatgatacGGGAGAAAAGCTAGCAGAGCTATATGAAAAACTGCAGTTGATGGGATCTGATGCTGCCGAAGCTCAGGCATCAAAGATATTAGCTGGTTTGGGTTTTACGAAGAATATGCAAGGCCGTCCTACAAAATCCTTTAGTGGAGGCTGGAGGATGAGAATTTCTTTAGCTCGAGCCCTTTTTGTTCAACCAACTCTATTATTGCTTGATGAACCCACAAATCATCTCGACCTGAGGGCTGTTCTCTGGTTGGAAGAGTATTTGTGCCGTTGGAAGAAAACTTTGGTAGTTGTCTCACATGATAGAGATTTTCTCAATACAGTATGTACTGAGATTGTTCATCTCCATGATTTGAAACTTCACTTCTATCGTGGAAATTTTGATGATTTTGAGAGTGGATATGAACAGCGTCGTAAAGAGATGAATAAGAAGTATGAGATTTATGACAAGCAGTTGAAAGCAGCTAAAAGGAGTGGAAACCGCGCCCAGCAAGAAAAGGTTAAGGATCGAGCTAAGTTTGCAGCAGCTAAGGAAGCATCTAAAACCAAAGGCAAGGGCAAGGTTGATGAGGATGATGCCCCATCAGAGGTTCCTCAGAAGTGGAGGGATTACAGTGTGGAATTCCACTTCCCTGAACCCACTGAGCTTACACCCCCACTTCTGCAGCTCATCGAAGTCAGCTTTAGCTACCCAAACAGAGAGGATTTCAGGCTATCAGATGTTGATGTTGGCATTGATATGGGGACTCGTGTTGCCATTGTTGGGCCTAATGGAGCTGGAAAATCCACGTTGTTGAATCTTCTAGCTGGTGATTTAGTTGCTTCTGAGGGTGAAGTCCGAAGAAGTCAGAAGTTGAGGATAGGAAGATATTCCCAACACTTTGTGGACCTTCTAACAATGGATGAAACAGCTGTGCAGTATCTTCTGCGTCTCCATCCAGATCAGGAGGGACTCAGCAAGCAGGAGGCTGTTCGTGCAAAACTTGGTAAGTTTGGGCTACCGAGTCATAACCATCTTACTCCTATTGCCAAACTATCAGGAGGGCAGAAATCTCGGGTTGTCTTCACATCTATTTCCATGTCAAAGCCACACATTTTATTGTTAGATGAACCCACCAATCATCTGGACATGCAAAGTATTGATGCATTGGCAGATGCACTGGATGAATTCACTGGTGGAGTTGTTCTCGTCAGTCATGATTCAAGATTGATATCACGTGTGTGTGATGATGAAGAAAGGAGTCAAATTTGGGTTGTCGAGGATGGTACTGTCAGAACTTTCCCTGGAACATTTGAGGATTACAAGGATGACTTGCTGAGAGAGATTAAAGCTGAAGTTGATGATTGA
- the LOC137832935 gene encoding mitogen-activated protein kinase kinase kinase NPK1-like, protein MCAIRQWVWPKPCKWVKGKLIGCGSFGTVHLAMNKSTGSLFVVKSSNSRAGREALDEEVKILNTLNSEHIVQYLGAEEEQGKLNVFMEYMAGGSLADVALKFGGSLDEEVVRVYTREILHGLNYLHLHGIAHCDLKCKNVLLGPPGNVKLADFGCARRVKDLVKSSGGTPLWMAPEVLRNESVDLSADIWSLGCTVIEMATGTPPWAHEVSNHIGAVLRIAHGDGIPQFPPHFSKEGLDFLSMCLQRDPSKRPTAEQLLSHPFVTSTPSQQQPAFSPASVLEVHNFKDSCDIGELESSVGDDFSFTDRFASHSDYSNGTPVCKAEDSALGSSGNWITVRSG, encoded by the coding sequence ATGTGTGCCATCCGCCAATGGGTTTGGCCTAAACCCTGTAAATGGGTGAAGGGAAAACTGATTGGATGTGGATCTTTCGGCACTGTTCATTTGGCGATGAACAAATCCACGGGTTCCCTTTTTGTAGTAAAATCATCAAATTCCAGGGCTGGACGTGAGGCTTTGGATGAAGAGGTCAAGATTCTGAACACATTGAATTCTGAACACATTGTCCAGTATTTAGGGGCAGAGGAGGAGCAGGGCAAACTGAACGTTTTCATGGAGTATATGGCAGGAGGTAGTTTGGCAGACGTGGCTCTCAAGTTCGGTGGGTCATTGGATGAAGAGGTGGTTCGGGTGTATACCAGGGAAATTCTTCACGGGCTAAACTATCTTCACCTTCATGGAATTGCACACTGCGATCTCAAGTGCAAGAACGTGCTTTTGGGTCCACCTGGGAATGTCAAGTTGGCTGATTTTGGATGTGCCAGAAGGGTTAAGGACTTGGTAAAGTCCAGTGGTGGGACCCCTCTTTGGATGGCTCCTGAAGTGCTGAGGAACGAGTCTGTGGATTTGTCTGCAGATATATGGTCCTTGGGATGCACAGTTATTGAGATGGCTACTGGCACGCCTCCTTGGGCTCATGAGGTTTCAAATCACATTGGTGCTGTGCTCAGGATTGCTCATGGTGATGGTATACCTCAGTTTCCACCTCATTTCTCCAAGGAGGGTTTGGATTTCTTGAGCATGTGCTTGCAGAGAGACCCCAGTAAGAGACCTACGGCTGAGCAGTTACTTTCTCATCCCTTTGTTACCTCAACACCTTCTCAACAGCAGCCTGCTTTCTCACCCGCAAGCGTCTTGGAGGTTCACAATTTCAAAGACTCTTGTGACATAGGTGAATTAGAAAGTTCAGTGGGGGATGATTTCTCATTCACAGACAGATTTGCATCTCACAGTGATTACTCCAACGGAACACCAGTATGTAAAGCGGAAGACAGTGCTTTGGGCTCTTCAGGGAATTGGATTACAGTTAGATCAGGCTGA
- the LOC137832933 gene encoding protein FAR1-RELATED SEQUENCE 11, whose amino-acid sequence MMSEDAGSMLVVYDDVSDQRSLSLDDASSAEESPDETRLSLESTHDAIPYIGQRFATHDAAYEFYSEFAKRSGFSIRRHRTEGKDGVGKGLTRRYFVCHRAGNTPAKTSTESKPQRNRKSSRCGCQAYMRISKTTEFGAPEWRVTGFANHHNHELLEPNQVRFLPAYRTISDADKNRILMFAKTGISVHQMMRLMELEKCVEPGYLPFTEKDVRNLLQSFRKLDPEEESLDLLRMCRNIKEKDPNFKFEYTLDANNRLENIAWSYASSIQWFEIFGDAVVFDTTHRLTAFDMPLGIWVGINNYGMPCFFGCTLLRDETVRSFSWALKAFLGFMNGKAPQTILTDQNICLKEALCTEMPTTKHAFCIWMIVAKFPSWFNAVLGERYNEWKAEFYRLYNLESVEDFELGWREMVCSFGLHSNRHMVNLYSSRSLWALPFLRSHFLAGMTSTGQSKSINAFIQRFLSAQTRLAHFVEQVAVAVDFKDQTGEQQTMQQNLQNVCLKTGAPMESHAATILTPFAFSKLQEQLVLAAHYASFSIEDGFLVRHHTKAEGGRKVYWGPQEGIISCSCHQFEFTGILCRHSLRVLSTGNCFQIPDRYLPIRWRRISMPSTKLLQSPPNEHAERVKLLQNMVSSLMTESAKSKERLDIATEQVSILLSRIREQPISLQGGRDISSINRNL is encoded by the exons ATGATGTCTGAAGATGCTGGATCTATGTTGGTAGTTTATGATGATGTCTCCGACCAACGCTCTCTGTCTTTGGATGATGCAAGCAGCGCCGAGGAGTCACCTGATGAAACCAGGCTCTCCTTGGAATCAACACATGATGCTATTCCGTACATTGGTCAGAGGTTTGCCACTCATGATGCTGCTTACGAGTTCTATAGTGAATTTGCCAAAAGGAGTGGCTTTTCGATTAGACGTCACCGCACAGAAGGAAAAGATGGTGTTGGAAAAGGGCTCACCAGGCGCTACTTTGTTTGTCACCGTGCTGGCAACACTCCTGCCAAAACATCAACTGAAAGTAAACCTCAGAGAAATAGAAAGTCTTCTCGCTGTGGGTGTCAGGCGTACATGCGGATTAGCAAAACAACGGAATTTGGAGCTCCCGAATGGCGTGTCACTGGTTTTGCTAACCACCATAATCATGAACTTCTGGAACCAAACCAAGTTCGGTTTCTCCCTGCATACAGAACTATCTCGGATGCTGACAAAAATCGAATACTGATGTTTGCCAAAACAGGAATTTCTGTTCATCAAATGATGAGGCTTATGGAGCTTGAGAAGTGTGTGGAACCTGGATATTTGCCTTTTACTGAAAAAGACGTAAGGAATTTACTCCAGTCATTTAGGAAATTAGATCCAGAAGAAGAAAGCTTGGATTTATTGAGAATGTGCAGAAATATTAAGGAGAAAgaccctaattttaaatttgagtaCACACTTGATGCAAACAACCGTTTGGAGAATATTGCTTGGTCATATGCTTCATCAATCCAGTGGTTTGAAATATTTGGTGACGCTGTGGTGTTTGATACAACACACCGCCTAACTGCTTTTGACATGCCGCTAGGGATATGGGTTGGAATAAATAATTATGGAATGCCTTGCTTTTTTGGCTGCACACTTTTACGGGATGAAACCGTGAGGTCGTTTTCCTGGGCACTGAAG GCTTTCTTAGGGTTCATGAATGGGAAGGCTCCACAGACTATATTAACCGACCAAAATATATGTCTCAAAGAAGCACTATGCACAGAAATGCCTACAACAAAACATGCTTTCTGCATATGGATGATAGTAGCAAAGTTTCCATCCTGGTTTAATGCTGTTCTGGGGGAACGGTACAATGAGTGGAAGGCTGAATTCTACAGGCTTTATAATCTTGAGTCAGTTGAGGATTTTGAACTAGGTTGGAGGGAAATGGTTTGTTCTTTTGGGCTGCATTCCAATCGGCACATGGTCAATTTATATAGTTCACGCTCTCTTTGGGCGTTGCCATTTCTGAGAAGCCATTTTCTTGCTGGAATGACTTCAACTGGTCAGTCAAAGTCAATCAATGCTTTCATTCAACGATTTCTAAGTGCACAAACTCGCCTTGCACACTTTGTTGAACAG GTAGCTGTTGCTGTGGATTTTAAAGATCAAACTGGAGAACAACAAACCATGCAGCAGAATCTCCAAAATGTTTGCCTCAAAACAGGGGCCCCTATGGAATCACACGCAGCCACTATCCTCACTCCTTTTGCCTTTTCAAAGCTTCAAGAACAACTTGTGCTGGCTGCACATTATGCATCGTTTTCAATTGAAGATGGTTTTCTTGTGAGGCACCACACCAAAGCCGAGGGAGGTCGGAAAGTTTATTGGGGCCCTCAAGAGGGAATTATAAGTTGTAGCTGCCATCAGTTTGAGTTCACTGGTATTCTTTGCCGGCATTCCCTTAGAGTTCTTTCAACAGGAAATTGCTTTCAGATCCCAGATAGATATCTTCCTATTCGATGGCGTCGTATAAGCATGCCCTCTACTAAGCTTCTTCAAAGTCCACCAAACGAGCATGCTGAAAGAGTCAAGTTATTACAAAACATGGTTTCATCTCTGATGACAGAATCTGCTAAATCTAAGGAACGGTTAGATATTGCAACAGAACAAGTTTCCATCCTTCTGTCTCGCATAAGAGAGCAACCAATTTCTTTACAAGGTGGCCGAGATATTTCTTCCATTAATAGGAATCTTTGA